A stretch of Desulfurivibrio alkaliphilus AHT 2 DNA encodes these proteins:
- the rplR gene encoding 50S ribosomal protein L18, translating into MAKTSMRAAAREKRIKRIRKNITGTAQRPRLRVFKSARHIYGQLIDDSAGHTLAAMSTKSKDFQPSEEKGKIALAKQVGLRLAELAKAKGVEEVVFDRGGYIYHGRVKALSDGAREGGLNF; encoded by the coding sequence ATGGCAAAGACAAGCATGAGGGCCGCGGCCCGCGAGAAACGGATCAAAAGGATCAGAAAAAATATCACCGGTACGGCGCAGCGCCCCCGCTTGCGGGTTTTTAAGAGTGCCCGCCATATCTATGGTCAGCTCATAGATGACAGTGCCGGCCATACCTTGGCTGCCATGAGCACCAAGTCCAAGGACTTCCAGCCGAGCGAGGAAAAGGGCAAAATCGCCCTGGCCAAGCAGGTTGGCCTCCGCCTGGCGGAGCTGGCCAAGGCCAAAGGGGTGGAAGAGGTGGTTTTTGACCGTGGCGGATATATTTATCACGGTAGGGTTAAAGCCCTTTCCGATGGCGCCCGTGAAGGCGGTTTGAACTTTTAA
- the rplF gene encoding 50S ribosomal protein L6: MSRIGREPITVPDKVKVDIKGSQVTVTGPKGSLDRQVRPEIALEQEDGRVMVKAKDSSQRTIAFTGLTRTLINNMVIGVEKGFEKKLVVEGVGYRVEVKGDALNLNVGYSNPVHFPLPEGVSAAVEKNTLTLQAMDKELLGETAARIRAVRKPEPYKGKGIRYEDERIVRKAGKTKAK, encoded by the coding sequence ATGTCGAGAATAGGCAGAGAACCAATTACCGTCCCCGACAAGGTGAAGGTGGATATCAAGGGCAGCCAGGTGACGGTTACCGGCCCCAAGGGCTCCCTGGATCGCCAGGTGCGTCCCGAGATCGCCCTGGAGCAGGAAGATGGCCGGGTCATGGTTAAGGCCAAGGACAGCAGTCAGCGGACCATTGCCTTTACCGGGCTTACCCGCACCCTCATCAACAATATGGTGATCGGGGTGGAAAAGGGCTTTGAGAAAAAGCTGGTGGTGGAGGGTGTTGGTTACCGGGTGGAGGTTAAGGGTGATGCCCTCAACCTCAACGTGGGTTATTCCAACCCGGTGCACTTTCCTCTGCCCGAGGGTGTCTCGGCCGCGGTGGAAAAGAACACCCTGACCCTGCAGGCCATGGATAAAGAGCTGCTTGGCGAAACGGCGGCCAGGATCCGGGCGGTACGCAAGCCGGAACCCTACAAAGGGAAAGGCATTCGTTACGAAGACGAGCGCATTGTCAGGAAGGCCGGCAAGACCAAGGCCAAATAA